From Psychrobacillus sp. FSL K6-2836, a single genomic window includes:
- a CDS encoding vWA domain-containing protein, with product MSTISLKKSAASIVLEKKKLTDVVAKVGIVLDISGSMRKLYREGIVQDAVERVLAVASQFDDDGSLDVWVYDNEFSRLPSVTEKDFTSYVEKQILMNENIHKFGRNDEPKVMEDVIRKYIIEEPSNDPVFLVFINDGGCKPGIKKFIVESSNQPIFWQFVGIGDSNFDVLRKLDTMEGRIVDNANFFHLDDLKKVSDEELYNQLLDEFPMWLKEAKEKRILR from the coding sequence ATGAGTACAATTTCATTAAAAAAGAGTGCAGCTAGCATTGTATTGGAAAAGAAGAAATTAACAGATGTCGTGGCTAAAGTCGGAATCGTACTGGATATTTCAGGTTCTATGCGGAAGTTATATAGAGAAGGTATTGTTCAAGATGCTGTGGAACGTGTATTAGCGGTAGCTAGTCAATTTGACGATGATGGTTCGCTAGATGTTTGGGTATATGACAACGAATTTTCACGGTTGCCATCAGTTACTGAAAAAGATTTTACAAGTTACGTAGAAAAGCAGATTCTAATGAACGAAAATATTCATAAATTCGGAAGAAATGATGAACCGAAAGTGATGGAAGATGTTATAAGGAAGTATATAATAGAAGAGCCTAGTAATGACCCCGTTTTCTTAGTATTTATCAATGATGGTGGATGTAAGCCAGGTATAAAAAAATTCATCGTAGAATCATCTAACCAACCTATCTTTTGGCAATTTGTCGGCATAGGTGACTCCAACTTTGACGTTTTAAGAAAATTAGATACGATGGAAGGAAGAATTGTAGATAATGCTAATTTTTTCCATTTAGATGACTTAAAGAAAGTGTCAGATGAAGAGTTATACAATCAATTATTAGACGAATTTCCAATGTGGTTAAAAGAAGCGAAGGAAAAAAGAATACTACGCTAA
- a CDS encoding putative quinol monooxygenase produces MIIIHAHLQVKMDQEQAFLEEAKTLLAATRAEKGNISYDLMKSTDQDHHYTMVELWEDVEATKVHNTSEHFTAFIQKAQAFMAAPMDLKVFNGEPVKA; encoded by the coding sequence ATGATTATAATTCATGCACATCTCCAGGTAAAAATGGATCAAGAACAAGCATTCTTGGAAGAAGCCAAAACACTTCTTGCAGCAACAAGAGCTGAAAAAGGCAACATTAGCTATGATTTGATGAAATCTACTGATCAAGATCACCATTATACAATGGTAGAGCTTTGGGAAGATGTAGAGGCTACTAAAGTCCATAATACGAGTGAACATTTCACTGCTTTCATTCAAAAAGCTCAAGCTTTCATGGCCGCACCGATGGACCTTAAAGTATTCAACGGAGAACCTGTAAAAGCATAA
- a CDS encoding ABC transporter ATP-binding protein: MSILMLEEITKVYEGKVAHLAINQLSFEVEKGEFLAVMGPSGSGKTTLLNLISTIDRPTSGDITINGLDPMKLKSNDLSLFRRRQLGFVFQDFNLLPALTVEENMVLPLTLDEQPVNTMKQKVNRIAEQLDITSILEKRPFEISGGQAQRTAIGRALIHEPSIILADEPTGNLDSKAAKDVLELLSNVNKRSNTTIIMVTHDPIAASYCDRVLFIKDGEYFNEIYKDDRRQTFFQRILNVLSLLGGNVNDLSTIRLS; encoded by the coding sequence ATGTCGATATTGATGTTGGAAGAAATAACGAAGGTTTATGAGGGAAAAGTAGCACATCTAGCGATTAATCAACTGAGCTTCGAAGTGGAAAAAGGCGAGTTTCTTGCAGTAATGGGTCCTTCTGGGAGTGGTAAAACAACATTACTGAATTTGATATCAACGATAGATCGACCAACTTCGGGAGATATAACGATTAATGGCTTAGATCCAATGAAATTGAAAAGCAATGATTTATCGTTATTCCGCAGAAGACAGCTTGGCTTTGTATTTCAAGATTTTAATCTACTTCCGGCATTAACAGTGGAAGAAAATATGGTATTGCCATTAACATTAGATGAACAGCCCGTAAATACGATGAAACAAAAAGTTAATAGGATTGCGGAACAGCTTGATATTACCTCTATTTTAGAAAAAAGGCCATTCGAAATTTCCGGGGGACAAGCGCAAAGAACTGCTATTGGACGAGCGTTAATCCATGAACCTAGCATTATACTAGCAGATGAGCCCACAGGAAATTTGGATTCAAAAGCTGCAAAAGACGTATTAGAACTACTTTCTAATGTAAACAAAAGAAGTAATACGACCATCATTATGGTGACACATGATCCGATTGCTGCAAGTTATTGTGATCGAGTTCTGTTTATAAAAGATGGCGAGTATTTTAATGAAATTTATAAAGATGACCGAAGACAAACGTTCTTTCAACGTATTTTAAATGTCTTATCTTTATTAGGTGGAAATGTAAATGACCTTTCGACAATTCGCTTATCATAA
- a CDS encoding ABC transporter permease, with protein sequence MTFRQFAYHNVIRNARVYAAFLLASIFSVLVFFVYSMLMFHPNIEDQFLQNIAFGGMFIAQVILIIFTLFFLFYSMSAFLQARSQEFGVLLNLGMDKRQLNRMIFLETMILGFISTTVGIFFGFTFSKFFFMVIRELFLLDSLPLYLSWKPFALTIFVFLSLFIIISFSSSVFIRKKNIIQLLKGFGKQNEQEAYSKGKAMLGLFLLLAAYSLVILSLFQIKVYMSFIIIILALVGTYLFYTDSVLYLLGIIRKRKNLYWHSFRLIAFAEGSIKIRENARMFFIVTVVSTIAFLSVGVVTSFTSFTAQYREMNPVSIFYSSNWDNPFEEEHVMKLSQELQREGLSYELVKFTVKKQTSSNLRNQVNLIKESEVNSLAVALKIPLIDLQNGEAMIIPNTREDYAGLRIEDEQTVLEESSIPIQIKGVYDRLIFPSFAIKNRSLIISDEDYELITEPLYGYGLRESNITFYAFHVSEWLRTKDVGTDLDRIMTQSMGTSDINPNTFYFANPGLNYSIIRATFSLLLFTGLLVAAVLLLAAGSFVYFKLYTDLERDKKQYDVLRRMGVTDRELVKIVNRQLIPQFFLPWGLAMVHSTFSFMFLQAFWVDLAAVSIAMEMLLVLIAFTIIQVSYFFLIRWRYIAHIQ encoded by the coding sequence ATGACCTTTCGACAATTCGCTTATCATAATGTCATTCGAAATGCTCGCGTATATGCAGCATTTTTATTGGCGAGTATTTTTTCTGTTTTAGTGTTTTTTGTCTATTCAATGTTAATGTTTCATCCCAATATTGAAGATCAATTTTTACAAAATATCGCATTTGGTGGAATGTTCATAGCACAGGTCATTCTTATTATATTTACATTGTTTTTTTTGTTTTATTCGATGAGCGCTTTTTTACAGGCACGTTCACAAGAGTTTGGAGTGCTTCTCAATTTAGGGATGGACAAGCGTCAGCTTAATCGGATGATTTTTCTAGAGACGATGATTTTAGGGTTTATATCAACGACGGTAGGTATCTTTTTTGGATTTACTTTTTCTAAGTTTTTCTTTATGGTAATTCGGGAATTGTTTTTACTGGATAGCCTACCTCTATATCTGTCATGGAAACCCTTTGCATTAACTATATTTGTGTTTTTATCTTTGTTTATCATTATTTCGTTTAGTAGTTCGGTATTTATTCGTAAGAAGAATATTATTCAGCTGCTAAAGGGATTTGGTAAACAAAATGAGCAAGAGGCTTACAGTAAGGGAAAAGCAATGTTAGGATTATTTTTGCTTTTAGCTGCTTATAGTTTAGTTATACTATCTCTTTTTCAAATCAAAGTATATATGAGCTTTATCATTATAATACTGGCACTGGTTGGTACTTATCTGTTTTATACGGATAGTGTTTTGTATTTGTTAGGGATTATTCGAAAGCGTAAGAATTTGTACTGGCATTCATTTCGATTGATAGCTTTTGCAGAAGGTTCTATTAAGATAAGAGAAAATGCTCGAATGTTCTTTATAGTAACGGTTGTTTCGACCATTGCCTTTCTATCGGTAGGTGTCGTAACTTCGTTTACTTCTTTTACAGCGCAATATCGGGAAATGAATCCAGTTAGTATTTTCTACTCTAGTAACTGGGATAACCCCTTTGAGGAAGAGCATGTAATGAAATTATCTCAGGAGCTTCAAAGGGAAGGTTTGTCTTATGAATTGGTTAAGTTCACTGTAAAAAAGCAAACTTCCTCCAATTTACGTAACCAAGTAAATCTTATAAAAGAATCGGAAGTGAATAGTTTAGCGGTTGCATTGAAAATTCCTTTGATCGACCTGCAAAATGGGGAAGCAATGATCATACCGAATACACGTGAAGACTATGCTGGTTTAAGGATAGAGGACGAGCAAACGGTGTTAGAGGAAAGCAGTATACCTATTCAGATTAAAGGAGTCTATGATCGCCTGATATTCCCTTCTTTTGCTATTAAAAATAGATCGTTAATCATTAGTGACGAGGATTACGAACTTATTACCGAGCCTTTATACGGGTATGGCTTAAGGGAATCTAACATCACATTTTATGCTTTTCATGTTTCCGAGTGGCTTCGCACGAAGGATGTAGGAACTGACTTAGACCGAATTATGACACAGTCTATGGGAACTTCAGATATAAATCCTAACACCTTCTATTTCGCCAATCCTGGCTTAAATTATTCGATTATCCGAGCTACGTTTTCCTTATTGTTATTTACTGGTCTACTTGTGGCAGCTGTATTGTTGCTTGCAGCCGGAAGCTTTGTTTACTTTAAGCTTTATACAGACCTAGAACGTGATAAAAAACAATATGATGTACTTCGTAGAATGGGAGTAACGGATAGAGAGCTAGTGAAAATCGTAAATCGTCAGTTAATTCCTCAGTTTTTCTTGCCTTGGGGATTAGCTATGGTGCATAGTACGTTTTCATTTATGTTTTTACAAGCATTTTGGGTAGATCTAGCAGCAGTTTCCATAGCGATGGAAATGTTACTTGTGTTGATAGCATTTACGATTATTCAAGTTTCTTATTTCTTTTTGATCCGCTGGAGATACATTGCTCATATTCAATAA
- a CDS encoding MarR family winged helix-turn-helix transcriptional regulator yields MRCSLSNHEQILHLLKGLNNQISPKFERCTGISSSRYELLHQLYETDEINQSTLQKAVNIDSAAITRHLKQLEANGMVARRRNPNDNRVIFVRLTEEGRKQIVGYKKEKVNFVNQMLHDFNQEELESLSDMLNRMQNNISEY; encoded by the coding sequence ATGCGTTGTTCACTATCTAATCATGAACAAATCTTACATCTGCTTAAAGGGCTTAATAATCAAATTAGCCCTAAATTTGAACGGTGCACAGGCATTAGCTCTTCACGCTATGAATTGCTACATCAGCTTTATGAAACAGATGAAATCAATCAGTCGACCTTGCAAAAAGCTGTTAATATAGATAGTGCTGCTATTACTCGTCATCTAAAACAACTTGAGGCAAACGGAATGGTCGCTAGACGAAGAAATCCTAACGATAATAGAGTGATATTTGTTCGTCTTACAGAGGAAGGGCGCAAACAAATTGTTGGTTACAAAAAAGAAAAGGTTAATTTCGTAAACCAAATGCTTCATGATTTTAACCAAGAAGAATTGGAATCCCTATCTGACATGCTTAATCGTATGCAAAATAACATAAGTGAATACTAG
- the yhfH gene encoding protein YhfH has translation MLENVIEFFRNLPAKKCATCGEAIEEQHECYGNHCDKCTTL, from the coding sequence ATGTTAGAAAACGTAATTGAATTTTTCCGTAACCTGCCCGCTAAGAAATGTGCAACATGTGGTGAAGCAATTGAAGAACAACATGAATGCTACGGGAACCACTGTGATAAATGTACGACACTTTAA
- a CDS encoding response regulator transcription factor: MTTHRVLVVEDDRKIASLLADTLRKYHYEVHTIEDFDQIVEEFTAFDPHIVLLDVNLPSYDGYYWCRQLRQITTCPIIFVSARSGEMDQIFALENGGDDFITKPFHYEIVLAKIRSHLRRTYGEYAAKQEERVVKVGRLQLYMERMELHTIHGEIPLQKKECTILELLLRNYPKLVTREQLLEELWDDQSFVDENTLNVNMTRVRKKLSDYQVLSTIETVRGAGYRLILSSEES; this comes from the coding sequence GTGACGACGCATCGTGTGTTAGTTGTAGAGGATGATCGAAAAATTGCATCTCTGCTTGCAGATACTTTAAGGAAATACCATTACGAGGTGCACACCATAGAGGATTTTGATCAAATTGTAGAGGAGTTTACTGCGTTTGATCCACATATTGTTTTACTCGATGTAAATTTACCATCTTATGATGGATATTATTGGTGTCGGCAATTGCGCCAAATAACTACTTGCCCGATTATATTCGTTTCTGCGAGATCTGGTGAAATGGATCAAATATTTGCGCTAGAGAATGGTGGAGATGATTTTATCACGAAGCCTTTTCACTATGAAATCGTCCTAGCTAAAATAAGAAGCCATTTGAGAAGAACGTATGGTGAATATGCCGCAAAGCAAGAAGAAAGAGTTGTCAAGGTTGGGAGACTACAGCTTTATATGGAACGTATGGAGTTACATACTATACATGGTGAAATTCCACTCCAAAAGAAAGAGTGTACGATATTGGAATTATTATTACGAAATTATCCGAAGCTAGTAACTAGAGAGCAGCTATTAGAGGAACTTTGGGATGATCAGTCATTTGTTGATGAAAATACGTTAAATGTAAATATGACAAGAGTTCGAAAAAAGCTAAGTGACTATCAAGTTTTGTCAACGATTGAGACTGTAAGAGGAGCAGGGTATCGACTAATCCTAAGCTCGGAGGAGTCATAA
- a CDS encoding sensor histidine kinase gives MIRLFIKEHLVFLVFQVLLVLFVMLLYWLDGFRNVDTAVYSIVITSILTLTFLGTLFVKKYTFYKKILSEPTEIEGVLQREAKSPEIKQVEMYLQHIYRLYQKEVQLLYARQNRHLQFMNSWVHQMKTPISVIELMTQGNDQVDAAGVSEEMDRLKRGLDAVLMNARLDTFEEDMQIEQIDIKQLVMEVVSSNKRLFIGSHVFPVISIEEDCTVTSDSKWLRFVIAQFLTNAIKYTFEENKKVYFETTFEHNHVILSVRDEGIGIPASDMKRVTKAFFTGENGRKTGESTGMGLYLAQEICHRLGHEMKITSNVGEGTTVSIIFEQQETTERGELDVDIDVGRNNEGL, from the coding sequence ATGATTCGATTGTTTATAAAGGAGCATTTAGTCTTTTTAGTATTTCAGGTGTTATTAGTATTATTTGTAATGCTATTATATTGGCTGGATGGCTTCCGAAATGTAGATACCGCGGTGTATTCCATTGTTATTACTAGTATATTGACACTTACCTTTTTAGGAACGTTATTTGTAAAAAAGTATACATTTTATAAAAAGATTCTTTCCGAACCTACTGAAATAGAAGGTGTATTGCAACGGGAGGCCAAGTCCCCAGAAATAAAACAAGTTGAGATGTATTTGCAGCATATTTACCGTTTATATCAAAAGGAAGTACAGCTTCTATATGCTAGGCAAAATAGACATTTACAATTTATGAATAGCTGGGTGCATCAGATGAAAACTCCTATTTCGGTTATAGAGCTGATGACCCAAGGGAATGATCAAGTAGATGCTGCTGGTGTTTCTGAGGAAATGGATCGATTGAAGCGTGGGCTGGATGCAGTTCTGATGAATGCACGATTAGATACATTTGAAGAAGATATGCAAATTGAGCAAATTGATATAAAACAGCTTGTTATGGAAGTGGTATCTAGTAATAAGCGATTATTTATAGGAAGTCATGTATTTCCGGTTATATCTATTGAAGAAGATTGTACGGTTACTTCAGATTCGAAGTGGTTACGGTTTGTAATAGCTCAATTTTTAACGAATGCGATTAAATATACTTTTGAGGAAAACAAAAAGGTATACTTTGAAACTACCTTTGAACATAATCATGTCATTTTATCCGTAAGAGATGAAGGAATTGGTATTCCTGCCTCTGATATGAAAAGAGTTACGAAAGCTTTTTTCACTGGAGAAAATGGCAGGAAAACTGGTGAATCTACTGGGATGGGATTATATTTGGCGCAGGAAATTTGTCATAGATTAGGGCATGAGATGAAAATAACCTCAAACGTTGGAGAAGGAACGACTGTATCGATTATATTTGAACAACAAGAAACTACAGAACGAGGTGAGCTCGATGTCGATATTGATGTTGGAAGAAATAACGAAGGTTTATGA
- a CDS encoding fatty acid--CoA ligase family protein has protein sequence MSLVSRVQQIVTEHPKKVAYHFMGKDTTYAEFDQSVELFAGALKSIGVEKGDNIGFLLGNTPHFLISLYATMRIGATAVPINPIYSPDEISYIVKNSDAKVIIALDALLPLVEKAAGFFTSVENYIICETQPDTVQKLAALPESLKTKVKPFSLLISTPSLGTSAVETDPDDIAVILYTSGTTGQPKGAMLTYNNIYSNARDVAEYLQINTEDRVITTLPVFHVFALTVVVNAPLLMGATLLLIPKFSPQEVFKMTKEHQATVFAGVPTMYNFLYQYPDANVDDFSSIRLAISGGSSLPVALLHNFENKFKVRVSEGYGLSEASPVTCFNPIDRDRKPGSIGTNIVNVENKIVNELGEEVLVGEVGELIVRGPNVMKGYYKMPEETESAIRDGWLYTGDLAKQDEEGYFYIVDRKKDMIIVGGFNVYPREVEEVLFAHPDIVEAAVVGIPDPNFGEEVLAFVVKKDPTLTEQQLHDYCAEKLAKYKVPKKFEFIEELPKNTTGKILRRSLKVQTV, from the coding sequence ATGAGTTTAGTTTCACGTGTTCAACAGATTGTCACGGAGCATCCAAAGAAGGTTGCCTATCATTTTATGGGGAAAGATACTACATACGCAGAATTCGACCAGTCAGTGGAACTATTTGCAGGGGCATTAAAGTCAATTGGTGTGGAAAAAGGGGATAATATAGGTTTTTTATTGGGGAACACACCACATTTTTTAATTTCTTTGTATGCTACTATGCGGATTGGTGCTACAGCGGTTCCGATTAATCCAATTTATTCACCAGATGAAATTAGTTATATTGTTAAAAACAGTGATGCGAAAGTAATCATTGCTCTTGATGCACTATTGCCTTTAGTTGAGAAAGCAGCAGGGTTTTTCACTTCTGTTGAAAATTATATAATTTGTGAAACACAACCAGATACTGTTCAAAAACTAGCTGCATTACCTGAAAGCTTGAAGACAAAAGTGAAACCGTTTTCACTGCTGATTTCTACACCTAGCTTGGGTACTTCCGCAGTGGAAACAGATCCAGATGATATTGCAGTAATCTTATATACATCCGGGACAACTGGTCAGCCAAAAGGGGCAATGCTAACTTACAATAATATTTATTCAAACGCTCGTGATGTTGCAGAATACTTGCAGATTAATACAGAGGATCGTGTTATCACAACTTTACCTGTATTTCATGTTTTTGCGCTAACAGTTGTTGTGAATGCACCATTATTAATGGGTGCAACACTATTATTAATACCGAAATTTAGTCCACAAGAAGTATTCAAAATGACGAAAGAGCATCAAGCGACTGTGTTTGCAGGTGTTCCGACGATGTATAATTTCCTGTATCAATACCCTGATGCAAATGTAGATGACTTCTCCAGTATTCGCTTAGCGATTTCAGGGGGATCTTCATTGCCAGTAGCACTGTTACATAACTTTGAAAACAAGTTCAAGGTTCGAGTATCAGAAGGATATGGTTTGTCGGAGGCATCACCTGTAACATGCTTTAACCCAATTGATCGTGATCGTAAGCCTGGTTCAATCGGGACGAATATCGTAAATGTTGAAAATAAAATCGTTAATGAGCTTGGAGAAGAAGTTCTAGTTGGCGAAGTAGGAGAACTGATCGTTCGCGGTCCTAATGTCATGAAGGGTTACTACAAGATGCCAGAAGAAACGGAAAGTGCAATTCGTGATGGATGGTTATATACTGGTGATCTTGCAAAACAAGATGAAGAAGGCTATTTCTATATAGTCGATCGCAAAAAAGATATGATAATTGTCGGTGGATTTAACGTATATCCTCGTGAGGTAGAAGAAGTCCTATTTGCACATCCCGATATAGTAGAAGCAGCGGTTGTCGGCATTCCGGATCCGAACTTTGGAGAAGAGGTTCTTGCGTTCGTTGTGAAAAAAGATCCTACATTAACCGAACAGCAGTTACACGACTATTGTGCAGAAAAACTAGCAAAATATAAAGTGCCTAAGAAGTTCGAATTCATAGAGGAACTTCCTAAGAATACAACGGGTAAAATTTTGCGTCGCTCTTTAAAGGTACAAACAGTTTAA
- a CDS encoding nitroreductase family protein, with protein sequence MHKYQKTNDFNEIVYGRRSIKVYDPAVKISREEMSEIIAQASKAPSSINFQPWRFVVIDSEEGKAKLATLAKFNKDKVLSSSAVIAVFGDRNNFDYAEEIFSKAVQLGYMPQEVKEAQLNYFKPFYENMSDEQMKDIVMLDAGLVSMQLMLVARSYGYDTNPIGGYEKDKIAEAYGLDKERYIPIMLISIGKAVNEGYQSYRLPVDTTTIWK encoded by the coding sequence ATGCATAAATATCAAAAAACAAATGATTTCAATGAAATCGTATACGGCCGTCGTTCCATTAAGGTATATGACCCTGCGGTTAAAATCAGCCGTGAAGAAATGAGCGAAATTATAGCTCAAGCTTCAAAAGCCCCATCTTCTATTAATTTTCAGCCTTGGCGATTTGTAGTCATTGACAGCGAAGAAGGAAAAGCAAAGCTTGCAACACTTGCCAAATTCAACAAGGATAAAGTATTAAGTTCATCTGCGGTGATTGCTGTCTTTGGTGACCGAAATAATTTTGATTATGCCGAAGAGATATTTAGCAAAGCGGTTCAACTTGGATATATGCCTCAAGAAGTTAAAGAAGCTCAATTAAATTATTTTAAACCGTTTTATGAAAATATGTCCGATGAGCAAATGAAAGATATAGTTATGCTAGATGCAGGTCTTGTTTCCATGCAACTTATGCTAGTAGCTCGTTCATACGGGTATGATACGAATCCTATCGGTGGTTATGAGAAAGATAAGATTGCTGAAGCTTATGGTCTGGACAAAGAACGTTATATACCGATTATGTTAATTTCCATTGGTAAAGCCGTTAATGAAGGTTATCAATCGTATCGTCTGCCTGTCGATACAACTACGATCTGGAAATAA
- a CDS encoding lipoate--protein ligase, which yields MYFIDNKGITDPRINLAIEEYALNTMDVEKDSFLLFYINQPSIIIGRNQNTIEEINTDFVETNGIIPVRRLSGGGAVYHDLGNLNYSFLTKDDGESFRNFKKFTQPVIDALAKMGVNAELSGRNDILAEGKKISGNAQYSTRGRMFSHGTLMFDTEIDAVVSALKVSKEKIESKGIKSIRSRVTNIIDLLENPITVEQFRLELLASIFEGEENIQYWELTDQDWENIHKLSEERYQQWDWNYGKSPKFNMKHSHRFPVGGVDVRLDVNKGMIEEVKIFGDFFGVGDMAEVEQLLTGKPYSKEGIEAALTNVDVPKYFGGITKEELVQLIY from the coding sequence ATGTATTTTATTGATAATAAAGGAATTACAGATCCACGTATCAACTTAGCGATTGAGGAGTATGCATTAAACACAATGGACGTTGAAAAGGATTCTTTTCTTCTGTTTTACATAAATCAGCCTTCCATTATTATTGGGAGAAACCAAAATACGATTGAAGAAATAAATACTGATTTTGTAGAAACAAATGGGATTATCCCGGTTCGTAGACTTTCTGGTGGTGGTGCTGTGTACCATGATTTAGGAAACCTGAATTATAGCTTTTTAACAAAGGACGATGGTGAAAGCTTCCGTAACTTTAAAAAATTCACACAGCCTGTTATAGATGCACTTGCAAAAATGGGTGTAAATGCAGAACTGTCCGGAAGAAATGATATTTTGGCTGAAGGGAAAAAGATCTCTGGCAATGCACAATACTCTACTCGGGGACGTATGTTTAGCCATGGAACTTTGATGTTTGATACAGAAATAGATGCTGTTGTATCTGCCTTAAAGGTAAGTAAGGAAAAAATTGAATCTAAAGGTATTAAATCCATCCGTAGTCGTGTCACTAATATAATCGACCTACTAGAAAATCCGATAACAGTTGAGCAATTCCGTTTAGAACTTCTTGCTTCTATTTTTGAAGGAGAAGAGAATATTCAATACTGGGAGCTTACAGATCAGGACTGGGAAAATATCCACAAGCTTTCGGAAGAACGTTACCAACAATGGGATTGGAACTACGGTAAATCACCTAAATTCAATATGAAGCATTCGCATCGTTTCCCAGTTGGCGGTGTTGATGTTCGTTTAGATGTGAACAAAGGGATGATTGAAGAAGTGAAAATCTTCGGAGATTTCTTCGGTGTAGGTGATATGGCGGAAGTAGAACAGCTATTAACTGGTAAGCCATATAGCAAAGAAGGTATTGAAGCAGCCTTAACAAACGTAGACGTACCAAAATACTTCGGTGGTATTACAAAAGAAGAGCTTGTTCAACTAATTTATTAA
- a CDS encoding FtsW/RodA/SpoVE family cell cycle protein — translation MESFIQQVTQLIRSKEAKATVAEELKKHLVLAQTKHMERGLSKEEAMTKAIQDMGSPAALGKSMNKIHKPKIDWLLIATFSALLLCGFLPIEAPVYSKKIITIFLGVGLVVVLYRYDYRKLIKQEKWFFVATIVVLLLLMYFPTYHINGKPELKIGPFRIDSLWTLPILVIGWAGHFAKKRSLFGGFALFAFITMLFMLQPHLIAFILHTIMFVVIFLCSKHTIKTKVFTIVTSTAASASSIVFFLANAMPYQVARIFAFINPDKDAEGFGYLYIRLQQLFSEARWFGAIPFEGIPELHTDFVFAGIIRSYGFGPALFIAVLLVICIIRLLLIIQKVRDPFGRYLLTGSLTLFATQVVVNIGMIFGFLPIMAMSLPFISYGLMPTIIAAVMIGFGLSVWRRKSYVI, via the coding sequence ATGGAAAGCTTTATACAGCAAGTAACACAGCTTATTCGATCCAAAGAAGCTAAAGCCACTGTAGCGGAGGAATTAAAGAAACATTTAGTATTAGCGCAAACAAAACATATGGAACGCGGGCTATCTAAAGAGGAAGCGATGACAAAAGCGATTCAAGACATGGGAAGTCCTGCGGCTCTTGGAAAATCAATGAATAAAATCCATAAGCCTAAAATTGATTGGCTACTCATTGCTACATTTAGTGCATTATTATTATGTGGTTTCCTACCAATTGAAGCACCAGTATATTCAAAAAAGATAATTACCATTTTCCTTGGCGTAGGATTAGTTGTTGTTCTATACCGATATGACTACCGAAAACTCATAAAGCAGGAGAAGTGGTTTTTTGTAGCTACTATCGTGGTGTTGCTATTACTTATGTATTTCCCAACGTATCATATAAACGGCAAGCCAGAACTGAAAATAGGCCCTTTCCGTATAGATAGTTTATGGACGTTACCGATTCTAGTCATCGGCTGGGCTGGCCACTTTGCGAAAAAACGTTCATTATTCGGTGGATTCGCGTTATTTGCCTTCATTACTATGTTATTTATGTTGCAACCACATTTAATCGCATTCATATTACATACGATAATGTTCGTGGTCATTTTCCTATGTAGTAAACACACTATCAAAACAAAAGTGTTCACTATAGTGACAAGTACTGCAGCTAGTGCTTCATCTATTGTATTTTTCTTAGCGAATGCTATGCCTTATCAGGTAGCGAGGATTTTTGCGTTTATCAATCCAGACAAGGATGCAGAGGGTTTTGGCTATCTCTATATACGTCTACAACAATTATTCAGTGAAGCGAGATGGTTTGGTGCTATACCGTTTGAAGGGATCCCAGAATTGCACACAGATTTTGTTTTTGCTGGGATTATTCGTTCCTACGGGTTTGGGCCTGCTTTATTCATCGCTGTTTTATTAGTTATCTGTATCATTCGCTTACTCTTGATAATTCAAAAGGTTCGTGATCCATTTGGTCGCTATTTACTAACTGGTAGTTTGACCCTATTTGCCACACAAGTTGTCGTGAATATTGGCATGATTTTTGGTTTTTTACCGATTATGGCGATGTCATTACCCTTTATTAGTTATGGTTTAATGCCAACGATTATTGCAGCAGTGATGATTGGTTTCGGACTAAGTGTGTGGCGCCGCAAATCATATGTGATATAA